One genomic region from Mycoplasmoides pirum ATCC 25960 encodes:
- a CDS encoding vitamin B12-dependent ribonucleotide reductase → MQHNYSLDTINSLNHDIKQFNNIFPIKETYNKSLSGISRLVMLDRYAQKDKLLKTLKVGDLVIVLINEDQFFSAHGIGTVLEINKDDVKIQLEEQEFGKISPTENTEDSKLGIIIRKKDKIEKPLELFFEQIAHRVAKALASVEKKRSKRIEFEEKFYQEISNFNFIPAGRILFGAGSSSKVTYFNCFVMPNPVDSRTGLAKHREKVMEIMSRGGGVGTNGSSLRPKNTVALTVGGHSSGSVSWLNDLSQLTHLVEQGGSRRGAQMIMLNDWHPDIVEFIISKMQNPNILRWILENMKDPLIVEHAKQKLKFTPLSNSEKETHQIIVNNKDNVSVLTYETSLKLLNENGRWEVKNNQFLTGANISVAISDDFMHAVKTKSKWQLRFPDIRSMTQKQKEYYDNHWNEIADVRKWEAMGLPVKVYYEIEAIQLWDLINFCATYSAEPGVFFMDTAQKMTNAQAYGQQIVCTNPCGEQPLAPYSVCNLSAINLANFVDKGSGELKRKELIETVRTAVRMQDNIIDATPYFLDENKQQALGERRVGLGIMGLHDMLIWSNKKYGSKEGNAFIDLVMSIIAETAYRASADLAVEKKPFPFLKKKMFEKFANLPFVKQLPTDIAEKISKKGIRNSHLLTIAPTGSTGTMVGVSTGLEPYFAFEYYRSGRLGQFTKVKQEIVTEWLKYNNKKDKNGQDVWSENNLPDIFVTAMQLSPEEHANTQITIQKWIDSSISKTVNAPKGYSVKQVEKIYEMLYEGNAKGGTVYVDGSRDTQVLSLTNDEEIGNVEQMHLDIDTDLIIDSKEAQNVIGKDPRNNEPTKEILTNIPNDRQDRNIGIEIGNNCPECKEGLIADIGGCNTCINCGIQWKCGL, encoded by the coding sequence ATGCAACACAATTATTCTTTAGATACTATAAACTCATTAAATCATGATATAAAACAATTTAATAATATCTTTCCTATAAAAGAAACTTACAATAAGAGTTTATCTGGAATTTCAAGATTAGTGATGCTAGATCGATATGCTCAAAAAGATAAATTGTTAAAAACATTAAAAGTTGGTGATCTAGTAATTGTTTTAATAAATGAAGATCAATTTTTTTCAGCTCATGGAATTGGTACAGTATTAGAAATAAATAAAGATGATGTAAAAATTCAATTAGAAGAACAAGAATTTGGAAAAATTTCTCCAACAGAAAATACCGAAGACTCTAAATTAGGTATCATTATCCGAAAAAAGGATAAAATAGAAAAACCATTAGAATTGTTTTTTGAACAAATTGCTCATAGAGTTGCAAAAGCATTAGCATCTGTAGAAAAAAAACGCTCAAAACGAATAGAATTTGAAGAAAAATTTTATCAAGAAATTTCAAATTTTAATTTTATACCAGCAGGAAGAATTTTATTTGGTGCTGGTAGCAGTTCAAAAGTTACTTACTTTAATTGTTTTGTAATGCCTAATCCTGTTGATTCAAGAACTGGATTAGCCAAACATAGAGAAAAAGTAATGGAAATTATGAGTCGAGGTGGTGGAGTAGGAACTAACGGCTCAAGTTTAAGACCTAAAAATACAGTTGCATTAACAGTTGGGGGGCATTCATCTGGTTCTGTATCTTGATTAAATGATTTAAGTCAATTAACACATTTAGTAGAACAGGGTGGTTCAAGACGTGGTGCTCAAATGATAATGCTAAATGATTGACACCCCGATATTGTTGAATTTATTATTTCTAAAATGCAAAATCCTAATATTTTGCGATGAATTTTGGAAAATATGAAAGATCCATTAATTGTAGAACATGCTAAGCAGAAATTAAAATTCACACCATTATCTAATTCAGAAAAAGAAACACATCAAATTATAGTAAACAATAAAGATAATGTGTCAGTTCTTACATATGAAACATCTTTAAAATTACTAAACGAAAATGGTAGATGAGAAGTTAAAAATAATCAATTCTTAACAGGTGCAAATATTTCTGTTGCAATTTCCGATGATTTTATGCATGCTGTTAAAACTAAAAGTAAATGACAATTGCGCTTCCCAGATATTAGATCAATGACACAAAAACAAAAAGAATATTATGATAATCATTGAAATGAAATAGCTGATGTTCGTAAATGAGAAGCTATGGGGTTGCCAGTTAAAGTGTATTATGAAATTGAGGCAATTCAACTTTGAGATTTAATTAATTTTTGTGCAACATATTCTGCTGAACCAGGTGTATTTTTTATGGATACTGCACAAAAAATGACAAATGCCCAAGCTTATGGCCAACAAATTGTTTGTACAAATCCATGTGGTGAACAACCATTAGCACCTTACTCAGTTTGTAATTTATCAGCAATTAATTTAGCTAATTTTGTTGATAAAGGCTCTGGTGAATTAAAAAGAAAAGAATTAATCGAAACAGTTAGAACAGCTGTGAGAATGCAAGATAATATTATTGACGCAACGCCTTATTTTTTAGATGAAAACAAACAACAAGCACTAGGTGAACGTCGCGTTGGATTAGGTATTATGGGTTTGCATGATATGTTAATATGGTCTAACAAAAAATATGGTTCAAAAGAAGGAAATGCTTTTATAGATTTGGTTATGTCTATAATTGCTGAAACAGCATATAGAGCATCTGCTGATTTAGCAGTAGAAAAAAAACCTTTTCCATTTTTAAAGAAAAAAATGTTTGAAAAATTTGCAAACTTACCTTTTGTTAAACAATTGCCAACAGATATAGCAGAAAAAATTTCTAAAAAAGGAATTCGTAATTCTCATTTATTAACAATTGCGCCAACAGGTTCAACAGGAACAATGGTTGGAGTTTCAACAGGCCTTGAACCATATTTTGCTTTTGAATATTATCGTTCTGGTCGTTTAGGTCAATTTACAAAAGTTAAACAAGAAATTGTTACAGAATGATTAAAATACAATAATAAAAAAGACAAAAATGGACAAGATGTTTGAAGCGAAAATAATTTGCCAGATATTTTTGTTACTGCTATGCAATTGTCGCCTGAAGAACATGCTAACACACAAATCACAATTCAAAAATGAATTGATTCTTCTATATCTAAAACAGTTAATGCTCCAAAAGGATATAGTGTTAAGCAAGTTGAAAAAATTTATGAAATGTTATATGAAGGAAATGCAAAAGGTGGAACTGTGTATGTTGATGGAAGTAGAGATACACAAGTTCTTTCATTAACAAATGATGAAGAGATTGGAAATGTAGAACAAATGCATTTAGATATTGATACTGATTTAATTATTGATTCTAAAGAAGCTCAAAATGTTATTGGCAAAGATCCAAGAAACAATGAACCAACAAAAGAAATTTTAACAAATATACCAAACGATAGACAGGATCGAAATATTGGCATTGAAATAGGAAATAATTGTCCCGAATGTAAAGAGGGTCTAATTGCTGACATTGGTGGTTGTAATACTTGCATAAATTGCGGCATTCAATGAAAATGTGGTTTATAA
- a CDS encoding bifunctional 5,10-methylenetetrahydrofolate dehydrogenase/5,10-methenyltetrahydrofolate cyclohydrolase, with amino-acid sequence MIKLDGIKLALELEKAMLEKTKNKNIRLDIIQIGDDYASSIYIKRKINVCNNLKIKTKLWKFKKTVAQKEIIQLIEKLNSDVKVNGILLQLPIPKKFDCESILKKIDCKKDVDVFNKKTLKLRTKNNEFLVPCLVGAIEAFSKKYKISFKNKKIVVVGKGRTGGMPIINWYKKQYKILSLDKNSKSINNKISKADILITAIGKSNVIDSSKIKKNSVFFDVGINRTKNSKKITGDINYDVAEKNAKFGTPVPGGIGPLTIIMLIKNLITLSEIQNEK; translated from the coding sequence ATGATCAAATTAGATGGAATAAAGTTAGCATTAGAACTAGAAAAAGCAATGCTTGAAAAAACAAAAAATAAAAATATTAGATTAGACATTATCCAAATTGGCGATGATTATGCTAGTTCAATTTATATTAAAAGAAAAATAAATGTTTGCAATAATTTAAAAATTAAAACAAAACTTTGAAAATTTAAAAAAACAGTTGCGCAAAAAGAAATAATTCAATTAATAGAAAAATTAAACTCTGATGTTAAAGTAAACGGTATTTTATTGCAATTACCTATCCCAAAAAAATTTGATTGTGAAAGTATTTTAAAAAAAATAGATTGTAAAAAAGATGTTGATGTATTTAATAAAAAAACATTAAAACTTAGAACAAAAAATAATGAATTTCTAGTCCCTTGTCTTGTGGGTGCTATAGAAGCTTTTTCTAAAAAATATAAAATTTCGTTTAAAAATAAAAAAATTGTTGTTGTAGGAAAAGGAAGGACTGGTGGAATGCCTATAATTAATTGATACAAAAAACAGTATAAAATTTTATCTTTAGACAAAAATAGTAAATCAATTAATAACAAAATTTCTAAAGCAGATATATTAATTACAGCTATTGGTAAATCCAATGTTATAGATTCATCTAAAATTAAAAAAAATTCTGTTTTTTTTGATGTAGGAATTAATAGAACTAAGAATAGTAAAAAAATTACAGGTGATATAAATTATGATGTTGCTGAAAAAAATGCAAAATTCGGCACACCAGTACCGGGCGGAATAGGACCATTGACAATAATAATGTTAATTAAAAATTTAATAACTTTATCTGAGATTCAAAATGAAAAATAA